One genomic region from Cetobacterium sp. 8H encodes:
- a CDS encoding ABC transporter ATP-binding protein gives MNNYILEMQHIRKTFLDGKVIANDDITLKILKGEKHAIVGENGAGKSTLMKMLNGLYTPTSGKIFYHNEEVIIDSPSKAANLGIGMVYQHFMLVPTLTVAENMILGVEPKKGMTLDIDKARQDVIDVSKKYGLSINPDALISDLSIGMQQRVEILKILFKGANLLVFDEPTAVLTPQEIKELYKIMDNLIAEGKTIIFISHKLQEVLDISDNITVIRRGKDIATFPTKEATKEKIANAMVGRAVLFTTERPEVELGELVLSVKNLSVKDHLDVIKVSDASFTIRKGEVLGIAGVEGSGQTELVEALTGLRDVSSGEMILDGIVLKKKTPRKISQLGLAHIPEDRHKRAAISQFSVMENFALGLERDEYSKFGLLNFAKLKKDAQMFMEKYDVRPRNVDTAFGRLSGGNQQKIIVARELEKKNNNLIIAGQPTRGVDIGAIESIHKLILNEKAKGKAVMVVSSELSEVLNLSDKIAVMCAGKITGILSREEANEEKIGILMAGGKLD, from the coding sequence GTGAATAACTATATCTTAGAAATGCAACATATAAGAAAAACTTTCTTAGATGGCAAAGTAATAGCTAATGATGATATCACTTTAAAAATTTTAAAAGGTGAAAAACATGCTATAGTCGGAGAAAATGGAGCTGGTAAATCAACTCTTATGAAAATGTTAAATGGGTTATACACACCAACTTCTGGTAAAATTTTTTACCATAACGAAGAAGTCATTATTGATTCTCCTAGTAAAGCAGCTAATTTAGGAATTGGAATGGTTTATCAGCATTTTATGCTTGTTCCAACACTAACAGTAGCTGAAAATATGATTTTAGGAGTAGAGCCTAAAAAAGGGATGACCCTTGATATCGATAAAGCAAGACAAGATGTTATTGATGTTTCAAAAAAATATGGATTATCTATCAATCCTGATGCACTAATTTCTGATTTATCAATCGGTATGCAACAAAGAGTTGAAATTTTAAAAATACTTTTTAAAGGTGCTAATCTTTTAGTTTTTGATGAGCCTACTGCCGTGCTTACTCCACAAGAGATTAAGGAGCTTTATAAAATTATGGACAACCTTATAGCTGAAGGGAAAACAATTATCTTTATCTCCCATAAACTTCAAGAAGTTTTAGATATTTCAGATAATATAACAGTTATAAGAAGAGGAAAAGATATTGCAACTTTCCCAACCAAAGAAGCAACTAAAGAAAAAATTGCAAATGCTATGGTTGGAAGAGCAGTTCTATTTACCACTGAAAGACCTGAGGTTGAGCTTGGAGAATTAGTTCTTTCTGTTAAAAACCTTAGTGTCAAAGATCATCTTGATGTCATCAAAGTAAGTGATGCTTCGTTTACTATTAGAAAAGGAGAGGTCTTAGGTATTGCTGGAGTTGAAGGAAGTGGACAAACTGAGCTTGTTGAAGCTTTAACTGGATTAAGAGATGTATCTTCTGGTGAAATGATTCTAGATGGAATCGTTTTAAAAAAGAAAACACCTAGAAAAATATCTCAACTTGGATTAGCTCATATTCCTGAAGATAGACATAAAAGAGCTGCTATATCTCAATTCAGCGTTATGGAAAACTTTGCTTTAGGTTTAGAAAGAGATGAATATTCAAAGTTTGGACTTTTAAATTTTGCAAAACTGAAAAAAGATGCACAGATGTTTATGGAAAAATATGATGTTAGACCTAGAAATGTAGATACCGCTTTTGGTAGACTTTCTGGAGGAAATCAACAAAAGATAATTGTTGCTAGAGAGCTTGAAAAGAAAAATAATAATTTAATTATTGCAGGACAACCTACTAGAGGAGTTGATATAGGTGCTATCGAATCAATTCATAAGTTAATTCTAAACGAAAAAGCAAAAGGAAAAGCTGTTATGGTTGTTTCTTCTGAACTATCAGAAGTTTTAAATCTTTCTGATAAAATAGCAGTTATGTGTGCTGGAAAAATAACAGGAATTCTTTCTAGGGAAGAAGCAAATGAAGAAAAAATTGGAATACTTATGGCGGGTGGTAAACTTGATTAA